ACCGACTTGCCCGAACCGGTGGTGCCGGCCACCAGCACGTGCGGCATCTTCGCGAGGTCGGCCACCACGGGGTTGCCGATGATGTCCTTGCCAAGGCCCATGGTGAGCATCGACTTGCCTTCGTTGTAGATCTGCGAGCCCAGGATTTCACTGAGCTTGATCGACTGGCGCTTGGCGTTCGGCAGTTCGAGCGCCATGTAGTTCTTGCCCGGAATGGTTTCGACCACACGGATCGACACCAGCGAAAGCGAACGCGCCAGGTCCTTGGCCAGGCCAAGAATCTGCGAGCCCTTGACGCCGGTGGCAGGCTCGATTTCGTAGCGGGTGATCACCGGGCCGGGCGAGGCCAGTACCACGCGCACCTCGACGCCGAAGTCCTTCAGCTTCTTCTCGATCATGCGCGAGGTCATCTCGAGCGTATCGGCCGACACCGTTTCCTGGCGTGTCTGTGCGGCGTCGAGCAGGTCGACCTGGGGCAGCTTGCTGTCGGGCAGCTCCTTGAAGAGCGGCTTCTGGCGCTCCTTGACGACGCGATCGCTCCTGGGCACTTCGGTCATCGCGGGCTCGATCTGCACCGGCGGCGAAGGGGGGCGGCGCTTCGGGCGTGGCTCGACGCGGATTTCTTCTTCGTCGTCGGTGAAGGCGCCGGACGACGGCGCCAGCGAGGGCTCAGAGCGGCCCTGATCGCCGCCGCGCGTGAACGCCGGTTCGTCAGCCTCGGCACGCTCGCGGGCGGCCTGCTTGCCCATGGCGATGTCGGCGGCCAGTTCACGCTTCTCGCGGCGCGACTCGAACAACGAGTATGCGCGCGCACCGATGCGCTCGGCGATCAGGCTCCAGGAGAAGCGAAACACCAGCGCCGAACCGATCACGCCGCCGGCGATGGCCACCAGCGCCGAACCCGTGAAGCCCATCCAGCGCACGCTGGCCGGCCCCACGAGGTAACCCAGTGCGCCGCCACCAGAGCCCGGCAGATGGGCTTCGAGCCGGTACAGGCGCGACCATTCGAGCACGGTGCTCGCGCACAGCAGCAGGATGAGACCGAACCAGAAGGCGAGACGGCTGCGATTGAAGCGACCGCGCGGCACAGGTTGTTCGCCGGACGACGGCTCGCCACCGCGCAGCCAGTTGGCCAGCGACGACAGCCAGGCGCGCAGCCCGGCGAATAGGCACCACCAGACGGAATAGCCTGCAACGTAGTAGCTGCCATCGGCCAGCCAGGCGCCGATGCGGCCGCCCCAATTCTTGATTTCGCCCCCGGTGCCCGAAGTCGACCAGGCGGCGTCGGAAGGCGTGAAGCTCAGCATCGCGAGCAGCCAGAACAACAGCGCGGCAAATCCTGCGATCAGCGTGATTTCGTGGGCGAAGCGCATCGCGCGCATGCGCACGGGTTGCCCCTCGGCAGCAGAAGAAGATTGAAGCGTATTGAGCGAATAGGTCATGAAAAACACGGCACCCGGCCCGGGAAATCGAGAGCCGGAGGCACGAACACTACAACAAAAGGCCGGGACCGCCGGCAACGGCGGGCCCGGCCCCGGAGGCTCAAGCCAGTGACAGGAGCCGTTCCTTGACGATCATCGATCCGTCATCCATGGTCTGCACGAAGCCGCGCTCTTCGAGATCCTTCATCACGCGGC
This is a stretch of genomic DNA from Variovorax paradoxus. It encodes these proteins:
- a CDS encoding DNA translocase FtsK, with product MTYSLNTLQSSSAAEGQPVRMRAMRFAHEITLIAGFAALLFWLLAMLSFTPSDAAWSTSGTGGEIKNWGGRIGAWLADGSYYVAGYSVWWCLFAGLRAWLSSLANWLRGGEPSSGEQPVPRGRFNRSRLAFWFGLILLLCASTVLEWSRLYRLEAHLPGSGGGALGYLVGPASVRWMGFTGSALVAIAGGVIGSALVFRFSWSLIAERIGARAYSLFESRREKRELAADIAMGKQAARERAEADEPAFTRGGDQGRSEPSLAPSSGAFTDDEEEIRVEPRPKRRPPSPPVQIEPAMTEVPRSDRVVKERQKPLFKELPDSKLPQVDLLDAAQTRQETVSADTLEMTSRMIEKKLKDFGVEVRVVLASPGPVITRYEIEPATGVKGSQILGLAKDLARSLSLVSIRVVETIPGKNYMALELPNAKRQSIKLSEILGSQIYNEGKSMLTMGLGKDIIGNPVVADLAKMPHVLVAGTTGSGKSVGINAMILSLLYKAEARDVRLLMIDPKMLEMSVYEGIPHLLAPVVTDMRQAAHGLNWCVAEMERRYKLMSKLGVRNLAGYNTKIDEAKAREEFIYNPFSLTPDDPEPLKREPHIVVVIDELADLMMVVGKKIEELIARLAQKARAAGIHLILATQRPSVDVITGLIKANIPTRIAFQVSSKIDSRTILDQMGAEALLGMGDMLYMPSGTGLPIRVHGAFVSDEEVHRVVAYLKSQGEPDYIEGVLEGGTVDGDGEGDLLGGSDSEKDPMYDQAVEVVLKNRKASISLVQRHLKIGYNRAARLVEDMEKAGLVSAMSGSGQREILVPARAAE